The following are from one region of the Camelus ferus isolate YT-003-E chromosome 13, BCGSAC_Cfer_1.0, whole genome shotgun sequence genome:
- the C1QC gene encoding complement C1q subcomponent subunit C, giving the protein MDMRSSSWPLLVLNLLLLLLALPPGGQAADCYGIPGMPGLPGAPGKDGYDGLPGPKGEPGVPATPGTRGPKGEKGDPGRPGFPGKNGPMGTPGLPGAPGAMGPPGEPGDEGRYKQKHQSVFTVTRETVQFPIAGTLVKFNRVITNPQGDYDTSTGKFTCKVPGLYYFVYHASHTANLCLLLYHNNVKVTTFCDHMSNTKQVSSGGVLLRLQVGDQVWLGVNDYNGMVGTAGSDSVFSGFLLFTD; this is encoded by the exons ATGGACATGAGGTccagctcctggcccctcctTGTACTaaacctgctgctgcttctgctggcaCTGCCACCTGGGGGCCAGGCCGCAGACTGCTATGGGATCCCAGGGATGCCGGGCCTGCCCGGGGCCCCAGGGAAGGATGGGTACGATGGACTGCCGGGGCCCAAGGGTGAACCAG GAGTCCCAGCTACCCCTGGGACACGAGGACCCAAGGGTGAGAAGGGAGATCCCGGCAGACCTGGCTTTCCTGGGAAAAATGGTCCCATGGGAACCCCTGGGCTTCCAGGGGCTCCCGGAGCCATGGGACCCCCTGGGGAGCCAGGTGACGAGGGCAGATACAAGCAGAAGCACCAGTCTGTGTTCACCGTCACACGGGAGACAGTCCAGTTCCCGATCGCCGGCACCCTGGTCAAGTTCAACAGGGTCATCACCAACCCGCAGGGAGATTATGACACGAGCACCGGCAAGTTCACCTGTAAAGTCCCCGGCCTCTACTACTTTGTCTACCACGCATCGCACACAGCCAACCTGTGCCTGCTGCTGTACCACAACAATGTCAAGGTGACCACCTTCTGTGACCACATGTCCAACACCAAGCAGGTCAGCTCGGGCGGTGTGCTGCTGCGGCTGCAGGTGGGCGACCAGGTGTGGCTGGGGGTCAATGACTACAACGGCATGGTGGGAACTGCGGGCTCCGACAGCGTCTTCTCTGGCTTCCTGCTCTTCACTGACTAG
- the C1QB gene encoding complement C1q subcomponent subunit B yields MKSQRGSGLVLLLLLLLCLLPVSPAQSTCTGQPRIPGIPGIPGAPGPDGKPGTPGIKGEKGLPGLPGDRGEFGEKGDPGFPGIPGKVGPKGPVGPKGAPGPPGARGPKGESGDYKATQKIAFSAKRTVNTPVRQDQAIRFDQIITNANRNYEPRNGKFTCTVPGLYYFTYHASSRGNLCMNLIRGREQMRKVVTFCDYALNTFQVTTGSIVLKLEMGESVYLQANDKNSLLGIDGANSIFSGFLLFPDTEV; encoded by the exons ATGAAGTCCCAGAGGGGCAGCGGCCTGGtactgctgctgttgctgctccTATGTCTGCTCCCTGTCTCCCCGGCCCAGAGCACCTGCACTGGGCAGCCACGCATCCCTGGCATCCCAGGCATCCCCGGGGCACCAGGTCCTGATGGCAAACCTGGGACCCCAGGGATAAAGGGAGAGAAAG GGCTGCCAGGGCTACCTGGAGACCGTGGCGAGTTTGGAGAGAAGGGGGATCCAGGATTTCCCGGGATTCCAGGAAAAGTGGGCCCCAAGGGCCCTGTTGGTCCCAAAGGTGCCCCAGGGCCCCCCGGAGCCCGTGGCCCCAAGGGTGAATCAGGAGACTATAAGGCCACGCAGAAAATTGCCTTCTCCGCCAAGCGCACCGTGAACACCCCCGTGCGGCAGGATCAGGCCATCCGCTTTGACCAAATAATCACCAACGCCAACAGGAACTACGAGCCTCGAAACGGCAAGTTCACCTGCACGGTGCCTGGCCTCTACTATTTCACCTACCATGCCAGCTCTCGAGGGAACCTGTGCATGAACCTAATCCGGGGCCGAGAGCAGATGCGGAAGGTGGTCACCTTCTGCGACTACGCCCTCAACACCTTCCAGGTCACCACAGGCAGTATCGTCCTCAAGCTGGAGATGGGGGAGAGTGTCTACCTGCAGGCCAACGACAAGAACTCCCTGCTGGGCATCGACGGCGCCAACAGCATCTTCTCTGGGTTCCTGCTCTTTCCAGACACAGAGGTGTGA